The Artemia franciscana chromosome 2, ASM3288406v1, whole genome shotgun sequence genome segment tcttCCAGCCAACGGCCATACCACGTTGAAAGTACCCAGTCTCGTCAGATCCTGGAAGTCACACAACGTCGGGCCCGGTCAGTACTTGGATGGGTGACCGCCTGGGAACACCGGGTGCTGttggcatcttttttttctttttgtgtttttattatgatttctttttattcaaagtaaaaTGATATTCTTTAACAAACTCGTTTCCTTATTCTAACAACACCAAGgtgattatattttatataagagaaaaaagagagactAAATTGGACATTTCCCTGATTCCATCTATCGGTAATAAATAAATGCGAGTCAACTGTTTTGGCTTGGATGATAAGCAAATAAATGAAGGCGAAAATTGAACAGCCACAACAGTTGACTCACCTTTATTTAAGccaataaataaagtcaaaaattgtaACCAAAGTGACATTATAAGCCCCCAAGATATTTTAGTTGACCATTCCAGCAACTAAATCAAGTTGAAAGCCACCAAGAAACAGACAGTTTTAAATGGTTAATTCTCCTCTGCCGGAATGGGTTCCAAACcgtcttcatatatttttgggCTCAACTCCATTGTACAGTTCAACTACTTTTGTCTTTCAGTAGCATCTAGACCAAAAATTTGCTCGTTCCTTCAATAGCGCCGCGTAAACAGCTGACTTAAATCAAAGActttactttaaagttagtctttgatttGTCCATGTCCAAATCCTCTTCATATGTTTTCGGGCCCAACTCCTTTCTACAGTTCAAGTTGCCTTGGTCTTTCAATAGCAAAAGTCTACTTGTTCCTTCAATAGCGCCGCCTAAGCAACTGTCTtaaagactaactttaaagttagtctttgattgGTCTATGTCCAAAGTCCCTTCAAATGTTTTCGGCCTCAGCTCCATTGTACAGTTCAACTGTCTTTCTCTTTCAGTAGCATCAATGACACCAAtgtacttgctccttcaagagcGCCGCACAAACGACTGACTTTAATCAAAGACTTCAGCCGTAAAATCTAGTCTAAGATGGTGTTTTTTAGACAGCAATAGCACTAGAATGCAAAAGTAACTATTATACAACGTGTTTTGGGCTCAAACAACAGCTAAATTATACTTGAAAGGGAAAAGTAGacagtcaaaatgtcaaattaatagcattataaCTTTCTGAACAGAGTTTCGAGCATTTGCTTTGATAGCCCTGAAAAGGGCTGTTTGATACTGTAGGATAGACCTATTGCACACATTACTTTTTAGCTGGTTTCTTAGCCACTGACTTTTTAGATGCCACTTTCTTGGCGGGAGCTTTCTTGACTGATGGCCCCTTCTTAGGTGTCGACTTCTTTGCTGCTACTGCTTTTTTGGCAACAGTGGGTTTCTTGAAAGTCTTTACAGGTTTCTTGCTACCAGCCATTGGCTTGATAGCCTTTTTGGATGAAGTTGACTTTTTAATTGCAGTAGGTTTGGCTGTTTTCTTGACTGAGGTCTTCTTAGCTGTGGGCTTGGTAGGCTTTCCAGCCTTGGGGTTTTCGGCCTTGATAGGCTTTGCAAGCTTGAAAGAACCAGTTACGCCAGTACCTTTGGGATTTATAACAATTCCATTTGCAAGGCAGCGCTTCAAAGCTTGCTTAAGATGCATATTCACAACTTTGGCACCATTGCCAACCTGAAAATTGGCcattatgtatttgagaatgGCCTGACGGCTAGATCCCCCGCGTTCTTTCAGGTCAGCAATGGATTTGGTGATCATTTCGGTGTATTTTGGGTGGTTTGCTGGTGCCTTGGCTTTTTTATCCCCTTTAGGTTTTGCAACCTTAGCTGGTTTTGGAGcctttgctttcttttccttcttggcTGGTGAAGCCATGCTCTGGGATTCTACAGATGTTGGTGCCACTTGAGCTTCAACTTCAGACATTTCCAATTCTTTTCTAACTTCTCTGTATCACTAGTGCGACTAAATATCCAatacatgtttattttcaaagttttacaattgtactttgGAAACCGCCGTACCCGGGTTAACATTATTCTCTGTGCGCGAGCTAAGGAATTTCGGCCGTGCTTGTGTTTGTTTGGAAtggttttattcaaattttcgaCTAGGAGGTCAGCTTTTGGGGTATGAAACCTATACTAAAGGATAGACAGGTCATTTTTATACaagtagacattttttttagcgCTTCATTTGTGCTAATTTGCCAGCAAATGGGCAGAGAACAGTGGAAATCCGTCAAAACTAGTGTTCAATCTCAATAAACACCTTTTTGCTAGGAATTTATATCCTCGATGtccactttttactttttattagtgaaatccAGTACAAGAGCTTTCAGATAATGTAACATAGATGCATGTGTGTTTGCAAAATCGTATTCAAATTAATTCCGAAACTCCAGCTAAAAACACAGAAGATAAAGCAATAAGAAACGACACCTAAATTTGAGGCTTAAAGTGTCAAACtcgtattttaatgaaaataaatttcattttattctaaatttatatttaaaaagacaagaaTAACATTGAAAGGTTTCCGAGATGCGGAGGGTTGGGAGCGAAAGTGAcccgtttttatttgttttaatcacaGCCTATAGAAAAGTTCAATATACAtaacacttaaaacaaaattatttgcaaCCTGAGAAATGTCCCTTTCTAcagtatattttcaattttgcttaATATCCAACAATAGAAAGCACAAATTAGcctaattgtgaaaaaaattgacacaATTACAATCATTAGATTTATATGAATAAGTAAGGAAAGAATGTATGCCTTTTAGATTTTGATATCTAAATCTCTAGTGATGTTTGACACATTTACAATCATTAGATTTATATGAATAAGTAAGTAAAGAATTTCTGCCTTGTAGATTTTGATATCTAAATCTCCTTTGATAGTAGTACAGGGAGGATATGAGGTGGACAAGGAGGCTTCAAAAAACAAGCATctcagaatttctttttttttatgctttttaaacAGAATCCCTTTAGAACAACAGTTTTCAACAAAAGAAGAGTCAAAGGAACttggatgcattttttttatctcttttttcgaAACAAAGGCTTTTATTACTTATAGTCATGTATTTCAAAAAGCCAAAGGTACTGAAATTTTGAGGCTTTTGTGTCAAATTTGTatcctaataaaaacaaattttactttattttagcattatgtttaaaaaaaaatgaaaatggcattgtaatttttttgagatgtggggggggggaggcaaagttgaaacaaaccgcttttatttatttcgatCCTAGGCTATCTGAAAGTTTATTATACGTTCCAGtcaaaaaggaattattttaaaccGGAGAAATGTCCCCCTTTCTGCAGTATGTTTTCgagttttgcttaaaaacaaacataaaaatcataaaaacataaaaatcataacTTTTAGCGTATATTCAGGGAACTGCTCTACCTgagcgaacaatttctgctcagaagCTAGCgtgtcatttctaggtaatctgtgtttctccttttttgcttttgcaaagattgcgattgatgtgttgtattgttaaaaaaagaaaacaatacaaacaaaaacagtcggaactttttaaattaaacttttcCTTTATTGTcggaatttgaaaaaagaaattaagcaaaaatatttataattgtgGTATTTCCCTGTAAAATAGTACTATTATTTATGTGCCTAGTAGAATGATTTACGCTTCCTTCATGAAGCAAATCATGAACCTTCATGaagcaaaaatattaataattgtgGTATTTCCCTGTAAAATAGTACTATTATTTATGTGCTTAGTTGGAATGATTTACGCTTCCTTCATgaatctgttaaaaaaaaaagaaaaaaatgatttactataaatcatatataaaattatagatacatatatatataggctatatatatataaaattataataaaaaaaaatttataataaaaaaaatctgttcatGAATCTTGTCCACCTTGTAAAAATtgtggatgcgtgtttatttgtcgtttatttttgttttttgcccaGGGGTAAGAGTATTGACTCACTGGTTCTAGAATATTACGAGAGGGCTTAatcgaagaaaaattaaagtgaataaaaaaattggagggccccctctcacgctcatttttttgccaaagtcaccggatgataattttgagatagctattttcttccgcatagtctaaaattctaatagctatgtctttgaggacgacttaatcctccacagCTCCCGGGGGAAGGGTttcaagctatgaactttgatTATTGTtaacatacagtaatggttatcgggatgtatacagaagttttcacggctgattttttctggtgggccGGGGTCCGGGAGGTGGTTAcctgggagaatctttccacgAACTAGTTCTGCATGGGGAAGAAAGATGTCcattgtaggggggggggagtcccaacattatttaagaaacgatcagaaaaaaactattttttttagctgaaagtaaggagcaacattaaaacttaaatcgaacattcaaacttaaatcgaacagaaattattacgtatatgagaggatccacccccttctcaatatctcgctctgtacactaaattacttatcaaggaggcacactcgtgcctctataaagaggcgaaccacgacgatgttaagcgatcttcggttccagtggtcgcagagggatggggagggatgtatttcgtagcccgagctccaactaagaaaacctgccaaatttcatccccctccaacttttccttcatggagaaaatctggccgaaagtttcgacccgtcaaccccagcccccctttaacgttgtccgatcaggctgaaattcacaagttaaggtcccctaggacccaggagcttatccgcgaaatttcagctcgatccgataactccttccctgttttccaggaaccacgcatagccacttaatgttcattttcttttttttcctcgacacctacaggtcacagccgacatcggatctggatGTACaaggactcattcgatgcagaattctccgagtaattttcctggaaagtttcgtaggaaaatcttagccccccgaaagtttcgaccccccaaccccacccccttttaacgttgtccgatcgggctgaaattctaaagttaaggtcccctacggcccaggagcttatccgcgaaatttcagctcgatccggtaactccttccctgttttccagaaaccacgcattagctactttaTTAATGcatttctccataagagccccccatgttaatttaaaatttttaaaagttatttagaagttatatttacgCACGTACAagtggttagctcagtcggtaaaGCGtaggacttttaatcctcgggtcaagggttcaagtcccttacgggcggtttttttcacaacatcaaaataaaagtgtataattttgataacacctggacagcttatcatttgagaggtaacagaatattagcttcttatgagcaaaagaaacatttcggtcattctatctatttttttttctattttatacaatgatttaaaagcgggggggggggggttggggggcggcagccacccaacttcctctcctaattcctgtacgaggagtacaggaattattaaattacatccaccttggattgtagaaaaacgtacagaaataatatgaaaaaaacttcgttttcttaaagagttaaagaggctgcgtcccaaagtcgaaccttaaaacgtacaggaattagaagaggcagttggggggctgccgccccccgagccccccgcttttaaagactcttttgtacaggttttttgtttttttgctaaccccccgctcttggtcGGCTTCAGAAAGGCCCTCtttcaattaacaaaaaattgaaatgaaggaataatggaataacttcgaaaaatgttaaacacaagaggacaggagaaccattgcgccgaaactagtaattagtaacaatgaagtccccccaccaaaaaaaaacctgtacaaaggAGTccttaaaagcggggggtttggggggcggcagccccccaactgcctcttctaattcctgtacgttttaaggttcgactttgggacgcagcctctttaactctttaagaaaatgaagtttttttcatattatagaactttaaaaagagctatttattctaattaaacggcattTGTGtttcagcggtcattcttaaagaattggaacaaaatttgaactctGGCGTGGAGACCGAGGTTGGTAAAGGGGCAAACCCTgacacgtacgcagggggggggggtttcggGCTGGGCCCTCCGAAATTTTGCGATtcgtttaatttccccatggtttcttgggatttctggcaaaagaaggacatttattaagaacctagatacatgtgtgaagccttttttgggaaTTTTACAGCATGGATTTAtctggtcaagtcactgcccaattattaacccattttctgtctaactttttacccttttCGAaataattagcgattgtactgttattatttattttttttgtaaagagagtttgctttccacagcaaaatagaattatccttgatactagggcgtttatccccccccttttcaggataaagtacagcttttgatggatcaattttggaaactatcattttttattaaaatcgacgttttcgcaatagaagaactaccccccacagcacccatattgcactgttaaccctaaaatttccctttcagtgggatataacaGATTAATAACTGGTTCTCAATCGATAGGAATATAACCCGAGCCTAAAACGTAGTTTTGAGGCTCCAGTCTTCTTCCTCCCATccactacaatactacagattaaagttaatctgtattttccgatatacgtgctttttgcacttatttagttactaaataaaaaaggtgctactttatatctgctgtttcgaaggttttagccctcccccacgaaaaattcctgcgtacgtgcctgagcaaaccccttcatatatgtgataatttttgttcgttttaagttttaatgtttctccttactttcagttgaaaaaacttgtttttctaattaacttgtttttattatttttcggtCTATAAAAATCCAGATTTTTGCTTACTATTCATACGATCAGTAATCTTttccacatttaaaaaaaatatgcgcCCTTTTGACGAAATGGATACACATTATATGTTTCGATTTTGTTTTGTATCCCCTCAActttccctgaaaaataaaaccgaATACCCTattttgttcctaaatttttcaacaaagctattttgaaaatttggattTAACTGCTATACACgattttggtttagttcaaaagTAAGAGCAGGAGTCAAAGTATATTTTGCAGATGTTAGCTTCAAACTTATAGTTGTTTGGGACTGTTGTAGTTtctaaatttcagttttaaacatctcattttattgcaaattttgtttaatttatatatacagTTTGCTGCGAGCGGATTTTAGATATAGAGCCGTTATGCTTTTAAGGTCTAAACAAATTCCTctgttttagttaatttttccTACTGTTTTTTAATTCCTAACATTTGATATAAGGGCTTTAAATCCTCAAAATGAGATTTTTTGGCTGTTATGAAGTTAGGGAGGGGGATACCTCAAAGGaagtattttaatgtcaaaTTATAAAACCTCTCATTAAGCTTTCtggtaaatacagaattagctcTAAGGGACAGATGAGGGAAGGGTGAGAgctgaaatttatatataatccaCAAAGCCATAAGAATGAGTTTTATTTTGAGGGTTGTTTGAATCGCGAAGAGAGGGTGAAAAAAAACGTATCGAAAATATGAAGTTGATATTGAATCCATCTTTATTTCTGAAtcatttctggtctacgctgttattatgaaagtaaagagcaacactaAACCCCAATTCGCATTTTAAcaattgatttaactttttgttttatgtttatcCCCTAATCTGTTTTATCATTGTAACTGTTTTGACGTGCTTATGttagcttgtgtgctattttagccaataaatcatattctattctattctacaAAAAATGggtaagattttttttgagTAGGAGAGGGACTGCCTCTTCCTCTTCCCCTTCTCATGGTCACAGAAGTTTCGTAGGGTCTTCATCACATTAACCCTAAATTTAGAATtagtcctttttttatcaaTCGAAAGGGATTTTGAGACGAACCAGCTACCGAAGGGAATTTGACGGGGCTTTTTTCCGCAGACGGGGGGGGTGTTTTCGGCGGTggtatttcatttcttttgggaggggggggggtaaacaccgGCCTCTCTTAATTTTGCAACCTAACTTTGGATTTGACGTAATTATATATGAGTATGAGTTcagaataaatttaaataagttGTGACctattttgttaaattaaagtaaataggAAGGGACTACCAAATAGTGACCTAGCTGTGTATATTAAACTAATTTTCGGTGAAGTTGACAAATTCGATATTTTGGGTTTCTTTTCCAGTTTCGTCATAGCCAAGAAAAAGTGAATAACTTTTTAAAAGCTAATTGAAATTGCTATTCTTGACCTTTGATTAAAGGATTTCGGCAGGCTTTTGGACTAATGtcatatcaaatagttcgtggtaacgaactgtaagcaaggatcaacccggctcaatagtaaccgaaactcataGGCTCCTTTttgcacaaatgtggaatttatattttttgccagaagaaagatcacggatgcgtgtttatttgttatttttttttctaggggcgattgtatcgacccaatggtcctagcataacgaaagagggctcatttgaacaaaaattaaaagttttactgtcctttttaagtgaccaaaaagattgacgGGCAGCTAGAACCCCCGCCCatctgataaaaaatttgagacagtcattttgttcaacatagttgaaaggcaaaataactatgcttttggatATATCATGAGCCCCACATCCCCTTGGGAAATGTCTTGAAGTTACAGCTTTGCCCATTGTTGACGTATAGAaattattattgggaagtattcatatatttttcgagtggggggggagaattttctgatGGAGGGATTTTCCAGTAAGATATTTTtacatggggagggaagtttccaggggcaATTTTACACTGGGAGAATTCGGCAGAATTCCTATACTAAATTCTTCTTTTGTCTTGATTTTTCTTTGCCGACTAATTGGgtagtgtttttatttatggaCCATTTAGGTAGCTAAGAAATGCATTTACCTCTTTAGTTAGACATGCGTCTTGAATCCACATTTAATATTCATTTGCGTCGGCAAAGGACTTTATCCCCATCCCTTTATACaacaattcagggtatatatttgaacattagaAGTTGGGGGTGGTAAGGTTAAAACTTACTTCTATTGTCAGAGTTGCAttctaaatcaaaatttaacattcatttgcatTGGAAAAGAACTTTACTCCCCTCCCTCCaacatgcaaatatataccctgtaTTGGAAAATTCCCTGAGTTAGTATATAGGGGCGGGgctaaaattcatttttgatgcaaatgaatgttatattAGAACTCGGGATGCAATTTTAACTGTagaggtaaattttttttatatttgttaatGCTAACATTACCCGAATATATCCGTGAGGAGGAGATATTTTTCCGTGGAGATGTAGCCttgtttcctaaaattatttaaagaacgatccaaattaattaaacaagtaagttttttcaaccaaaagtaaggggaaacccctcactctttacgctaaagtttgaactatcaattctttaataacgactcctgaaacactgtgtagttttttttttgaagtactaagaaactttagcttTAAGGGCAAGGAGTTAAGGAGGAGCAATCTACATCATATAGGTAATAagttattttcgttttaaattttaatattgctccttactttca includes the following:
- the LOC136034134 gene encoding histone H1-delta-like — its product is MSEVEAQVAPTSVESQSMASPAKKEKKAKAPKPAKVAKPKGDKKAKAPANHPKYTEMITKSIADLKERGGSSRQAILKYIMANFQVGNGAKVVNMHLKQALKRCLANGIVINPKGTGVTGSFKLAKPIKAENPKAGKPTKPTAKKTSVKKTAKPTAIKKSTSSKKAIKPMAGSKKPVKTFKKPTVAKKAVAAKKSTPKKGPSVKKAPAKKVASKKSVAKKPAKK